CCGATGTACCAAGCACCTGGCAAGGCATTCTGGCTGGCCGCAGTGGCATCGGTCCGATCGAGCATACGGACCTGTCTGCCTACTCCACCCGTTTTGGCGGCTCGGTGAAAGGCTTCGAGGTCGAGCAGTACTTGTCGGCCAAAGAGGCCCGCAAGCTCGATCTGTTCATTCAGTACGGCCTGGCGGCCGGTTTCCAGGCGGTGCGCAACGCCGGCCTGGAAGTCACCGACGCCAACCGCGAGCGCATTGGCGTGGCCATGGGCTCGGGCATCGGCGGCCTGACGAACATCGAAGAGACCAGCCGTACCCTGCATGAGCAAGGCCCGCGGCGGATCTCGCCGTTCTTCGTGCCGGGTTCGATCATCAACATGATTTCCGGTTTCCTGTCGATCCACCTGGGGCTGCAGGGGCCGAACTACGCTATTGCCACCGCGTGCACCACCGGCACCCATTGCATCGGCATGGCCGCGCGCAACATCGCTTACGGCGAAGCGGACGTGATGATCGCCGGTGGCGCCGAGATGGCCGCTTGCGGCCTGGGCATGGGCGGTTTCGGTGCATCGCGCGCGCTGTCGACCCGCAATGACGAGCCGGCCCGCGCCAGCCGTCCGTGGGACAAGGGCCGTGATGGTTTCGTGCTGTCCGACGGTGCCGGTGCCCTGGTGCTCGAAGAACTGGAGCACGCCAAGGCCCGTGGCGCGACCATCTACGCGGAGCTGGTCGGTTTCGGCATGAGCGGTGACGCCTACCACATGACCTCGCCACCCGACTCCGGCGAAGGTGCCGCCCGCTGCATGGCCAACGCCCTGCGCGATGCCGGTATCAAGCCGGAGGAAGTCAGCTATATCAACGCCCACGGCACCTCGACACCCGCAGGCGACGTAGCTGAAGTAGCAGCGATCAAGCGTGTGTTCGGCGAGCATGCCTACAAGCTGGCGGTCAGTTCGACCAAGTCGATGACCGGTCACCTGTTGGGTGCCGCCGGTGCGGTGGAGGCGATCTTCAGCGTGTTGGCCATCAACAGCCAGATGGCGCCGCCCACCATCAACCTGGATGAGCCGGATGAAGGCTGCG
This genomic stretch from Pseudomonas entomophila harbors:
- the fabF gene encoding beta-ketoacyl-ACP synthase II; amino-acid sequence: MSRRRVVVTGMGMLSPLGTDVPSTWQGILAGRSGIGPIEHTDLSAYSTRFGGSVKGFEVEQYLSAKEARKLDLFIQYGLAAGFQAVRNAGLEVTDANRERIGVAMGSGIGGLTNIEETSRTLHEQGPRRISPFFVPGSIINMISGFLSIHLGLQGPNYAIATACTTGTHCIGMAARNIAYGEADVMIAGGAEMAACGLGMGGFGASRALSTRNDEPARASRPWDKGRDGFVLSDGAGALVLEELEHAKARGATIYAELVGFGMSGDAYHMTSPPDSGEGAARCMANALRDAGIKPEEVSYINAHGTSTPAGDVAEVAAIKRVFGEHAYKLAVSSTKSMTGHLLGAAGAVEAIFSVLAINSQMAPPTINLDEPDEGCDLDFVPHQARSMPIDVVLSNSFGFGGTNGSLVFRRFAD